The following proteins are encoded in a genomic region of Xenopus laevis strain J_2021 chromosome 3L, Xenopus_laevis_v10.1, whole genome shotgun sequence:
- the gpat4.L gene encoding glycerol-3-phosphate acyltransferase 4 L homeolog isoform X1 produces the protein MSSLLPFDSVVCLLLGLSLTLWFTLLLVFIIVPAIFGVSFGIRRLYMKTLLRIFTWATLRIERGVKENSHTLYKPLSNGIIAKESTSLEEGIWELRGNGRSLDKPEFELSDIFYFCRQGMESIMDDEVTQRFSAEELETWNLLTRTNYNFQHISVRLTVLWGLGMLVRYTFLLPLRVALAITGVSLLVIGTTVVGFLPNGRFKEFLSKHVHLMCYRICVRALTAIITYHGSENRPRKGGICVANHTSPIDVIILASDGYYAMVGQVHGGLLGVIQRAMVKSCPHVWFERSEVKDRHLVAKRLTDHVQDKSKLPILIFPEGTCINNTSVMMFKKGSFEIGATVYPVAIKYDPLFGDAFWNSSKYGMVTYLLRMMTSWAIVCSVWYLPPMTRQEDEDAVQFANRVKSAIAHQGGLVDLLWDGGLKREKVKDEFKEEQQKVYSRIIAGSQENRSRS, from the exons GTTCACCCTTCTACTTGTGTTCATCATTGTGCCTGCTATATTCGGTGTATCGTTTGGCATCCGCAGGCTGTATATGAAGACGCTGCTTCGTATTTTCACG TGGGCAACCTTACGTATCGAGAGAGGAGTAAAGGAGAACAGCCACACGCTATATAAACCTCTTAGtaatg GGATTATTGCCAAGGAGAGCACTTCCCTTGAGGAAGGAATCTGGGAGCTGCGTGGCAATGGGCGCTCTTTGGACAAGCCAGAGTTTGAATTGTCGGACATCTTTTACTTCTGTCGACAGGGCATGGAGAGCATCATGGACGACGAGGTGACGCAACGCTTTTCAGCCGAGGAGTTGGAGACCTGGAACCTACTTACTAGAACCAACTACAACTTTCAGCACATCAGTGTCCGGCTCACAGTATTGTGGGGGCTGGGCATGCTAGTGCGCTACACCTTCTTGCTGCCCCTCAG AGTTGCTCTGGCTATTACAGGAGTCAGTCTTCTGGTTATCGGCACTACTGTAGTGGGGTTCCTGCCCAATGGAAG GTTTAAGGAGTTCCTGAGTAAGCATGTTCATCTGATGTGTTACCGGATCTGTGTGCGTGCCCTTACTGCTATTATAACCTATCATGGCAG TGAAAATCGGCCCAGGAAAGGGGGCATCTGTGTGGCCAATCATACATCTCCAATAGATGTGATCATCCTAGCCAGTGATGGATACTACGCTATG GTGGGCCAGGTGCATGGGGGGCTGTTGGGAGTAATCCAAAGAGCCATGGTGAAGTCCTGTCCACATGTCTGGTTCGAGCGCTCTGAGGTGAAGGACAGACACCTTGTTGCTAAACG GCTTACGGATCATGTGCAAGACAAGAGCAAGTTGCCTATTCTTATATTTCCCGAAG gtacttgcatcaacaaCACTTCGGTTATGATGTTTAAAAAAGGCAGTTTTGAAATAGGAGCCACGGTGTATCCAGTAGCTATCAAG TATGACCCTCTCTTCGGTGATGCCTTCTGGAACAGCAGTAAATATGGGATGGTAACCTACCTTCTACGAATGATGACAAGCTGGGCCATAGTATGTAGTGTTTGGTACCTGCCTCCCATGACTCGCCAG GAGGATGAGGATGCTGTACAGTTTGCTAACCGAGTGAAGTCGGCCATTGCACACCAAGGGGGACTTGTTGATTTGCTATG GGATGGGGGGCTAAAACGTGAAAAGGTGAAAGACGAATTCAAAGAAGAGCAGCAGAAGGTGTACAGCCGCATCATTGCCGGAAGTCAGGAAAATCGCAGCCGCTCCTGA